A genome region from Eremothecium gossypii ATCC 10895 chromosome VII, complete sequence includes the following:
- a CDS encoding uncharacterized protein (Syntenic homolog of Saccharomyces cerevisiae YER034W), translated as MDPYNLKQDNRKRFQDKERLKRRHATPSDRKYRQLHKSTPSEEGETEQDSDELKAQPLLPNTYRYNEDIALTYDNVEVAPEITSKLREVLKQRPDITTSVARTVQSRLTAKELQTKDLKALNALLGSPRAESSASALPTAGSPEPEHPQQRTKRLAEQKPESHVPKDLQEDQDFLDSIM; from the coding sequence ATGGACCCGTATAACCTAAAGCAAGATAACCGCAAGCGCTTCCAGGACAAGGAGCGCCTCAAGCGGCGGCACGCCACGCCAAGCGACCGCAAGTACAGGCAGCTGCACAAGTCGACACCCAGTGAAGAGGGCGAGACGGAACAGGACAGCGACGAGCTGAAGGCccagccgctgctgccgaACACATACCGCTACAATGAGGATATTGCACTAACTTACGATAACGTGGAGGTCGCACCCGAGATCACCAGCAAGCTGCGTGAGGTGCTCAAGCAGAGGCCAGACATCACCACGTCTGTCGCACGAACCGTCCAAAGCCGGTTGACAGCCAAAGAACTTCAGACAAAAGATCTGAAGGCCTTGAATGCTCTTCTGGGTAGCCCTCGGGCGGAAAGCAGCGCTTCTGCGCTGCCCACAGCGGGCAGCCCCGAACCGGAACATCCCCAGCAGAGAACAAAACGGTTGGCAGAACAAAAGCCAGAATCGCATGTGCCCAAGGACTTGCAAGAAGATCAGGATTTTCTAGATAGCATCATGTAA